The following are encoded together in the Equus quagga isolate Etosha38 chromosome 15, UCLA_HA_Equagga_1.0, whole genome shotgun sequence genome:
- the LOC124227083 gene encoding olfactory receptor 2M3-like, giving the protein MKISIMEWENQTSSSDFILTGIFSHAPTHIFLFSLVLGIFTVALLANTIMVLLIYLDTRLHNPMYLLLSQLSLMDLMLICTTVPKMAYNYLSGRRSISAAGCEAQIFFYVSLFGAECFLLAVMAYDRYVAICYPLQYPNLMNWKICGVMVASSWILGCLDGIVDVAATLSFSYCGSREIAQFFCDLSALLSLSCTDTSTFETLVFICCVLMLLFPLLLIVISYTRVIMAVIRMSSEEGRHKAFTTCTSHLLVVGMYYGAAMFIYMRPTSNRSPTQDKMVSSFYTILTPMLNPLIYSFRNKDVAKAFSKVLEKGKPRKLFG; this is encoded by the coding sequence ATGAAAATATCCATCATGGAATGGGAGAACCAGACATCTAGCTCTGACTTCATCCTGACGGGAATCTTCAGTCACGCTCCCACTCatatcttcctcttctctctggtcCTGGGCATCTTCACAGTGGCACTCTTGGCAAATACTATCATGGTTCTCCTCATCTACCTGGATACCCGGCTCCACAACCCCATGTACTTGCTCCTCAGCCAACTCTCCCTCATGGACCTCATGCTCATCTGCACCACTGTACCCAAAATGGCCTACAACTACTTGTCTGGCAGGCGGTCCATTTCTGCAGCAGGATGTGAAGCCCAGATATTCTTCTATGTGTCCCTGTTTGGTGCTGAATGCTTCCTATTGGCtgtcatggcctatgaccgctatgttgcCATTTGCTACCCTCTTCAGTATCCCAATCTCATGAACTGGAAAATCTGTGGAGTCATGGTTGCCTCTTCGTGGATCCTCGGTTGCCTGGATGGGATTGTTGATGTAGCCGCTACTTTGTCCTTTTCCTATTGTGGCTCCCGAGAAATAGCCCAGTTTTTCTGTGATTTGTCTGCACTCCTAAGTCTCTCGTGCACTGATACTTCCACATTTGAAacacttgtttttatttgttgtgtGTTAATGCTTCTCTTCCCTTTATTACTCATCGTTATTTCTTACACTCGTGTAATCATGGCTGTCATTCGCATGAGTTCTGAGGAGGGTCGGCACAAGGCTTTCACGACCTGTACTTCACACCTTCTTGTTGTCGGAATGTATTATGGAGCAGCTATGTTCATATATATGCGGCCCACTTCTAATCGTTCCCCAACCCAGGACAAGATGGTGTCATCCTTCTACACCATTCTCACCCCCATGCTGAATCCCCTTATCTACAGCTTCCGCAACAAAGACGTGGCCAAAGCATTCAGTAAGGTACTAGAGAAGGGGAAACCTAGAAAATTATTTGGATAA